The region TTTGGGTGCCTTAATCCATTTTGTATTTATAAATAGTCTGTCATTCTGAACGAAATGAAATGGAGTGAATAATCTTTAATAATAAAAATAGAGATTCTTCCTTCGTCAGAATGACAAACCACAAATATTTATTTTAGAAGAAAATTAATAATCCAAAAGTCCCATGCTGAATTCATCATAAGGAGCACCAGTATCTGTTCCCAAAGGGACGATGCTTTCTAATTTCTGAAGTTCTGCTTCTGTTAATTCGATCTTTGAAGCTTCAATATTCTGTTCAAGATATTTTCTGCGTTTCGTTCCCGGAATAGGAAGAATTCCTTTGCTGATGATCCATGCCAGAGCCAATTGTGATGAGGTGATGTTTTTTTCTTTAGCAAGGTTTTCAATGGCTTCTACCAGCTCAATATTTTTATGAAAATACTGTTCCTGGAAACGAGGAATTTTTCTTCTGAAATCATTGGCAGGCAAATCATCAATCGTACGAATCTGACCGGATAAAAATCCTCTTCCCAAAGGAGAATAGGCAACAAAACCAATTCCTAATTCATTCAGTGTTTTAATCACTCCTTTTTCTTCGGCTGTTCTCTCAAATAAAGAATATTCACTTTGAACCGCAGAGATGGGATGAACGGCGTGCGCTCTCTTTACAGTTTCAGAAGATACTTCTGATAAACCAATATAACCCACTTTACCTTCCTTTACCAGATCGCTCATTGCTTCGACGGTTTCCTCAACAGGAGTGTTTTTATCGAGACGATGCATATAATACAGGTCAATATAATCCGTCTTTAGATTTTTCAAAGAACGTTCAACCGATTTTTTTACATAATCCTTATTTCCTTTAATTTTCCAGGTGATCTGGTCGTTGTCATCAATTTCCCAACCGAATTTTGTGGCAATGATATATTGGTCGCGATTTCCTTCAATCGCTTTTGCAATTAATTGCTCATTTTTAAAAGGGCCGTATAAATCTGCTGTATCCAGAAAATTTCCTCCCGATTCCAGAGAGCGGTGAATGGTTGCAATGGCTTCCTTTTCATCACTTTTACCATACATATCGGCATCGCCAAAACCAGTCATTCCCATACATCCCAAACCAATATTCGGAACTATTAATCCCTGACTTCCTAATTTTACCTGACTTAATTTCATATCGTTATATTTTATTGATACAAAATTCAGCAGAAATTCAGAACCGGATGTATGCAAAACGATGATTGTCGTATGCAAATTACAGATTGTGAATTTTCTCTTGAGTGTTGTAAAAATTTATAACATTATCATCTGCGTAATCAGCCAAATCTGCGAGAGATACAGTTATAAATAAAGCTTCTTCCTTCATCAGAATGACCAACTGTAACACAATCATCTGTGAAGATCTGTGAAATCTGTGGAAGATTAAAATAGATTCTTCATTACGGTTTCGCTGCATTCAGAATGACAACAGGTGATTTATTTTCTTGGTTTCGAACTCATAAAAAAGCTTAGTTTTCCACCATTCATGATTTCAGAATGTTTTAAGGTGAAATTCTTGATCTCTTTTCCGTTCAAAAGAATTTTCTGAACATATACATTTTTTGGACTTTGATCGATGGCTTCAATTTCAAATGTTTTTCCGTTTTCCAGATTTAAAACCGCATTGTCAATCGCAGGACTTCCAATAGCATAATCTTCGGATCCTGGAGCAACAGGATAAAAGCCCAACGAGCTCAAAATATACCAGGCGCTCATTTGTCCTGTATCGTCATTTCCTCCCAACCCATCATGAGTTGCTTTATACTGCATTTCCAGAATATGACGAATCTGAGCCTGAGTTTTCCAAGGCTGTCCTGCCCAGTTGTAGAGATAAGCAACATGATGTGCTGGTTCATTTCCGTGAACATATCCACCGATAATTCCTTCTCGGGTAATGTCTTCAGTATCTGCAAAAAACTCGTCAGGTAAATGCATGGTGAACAGTTCATTCAGTTTTGAAGCGAATTTTTTCTTTCCGCCCATCAAAGCAATAAGCTCATCAGGATTTTGAGGAACAAAAAAGCTGTAGTTCCACGAATTTCCTTCAATGAAACCTTGTCCGTGAGTGCTTAATGCATTAAAGTCTTTTTTAAAGCTTCCATCTGCTAAACGCGGACGCATAAATCCGATTGATTTATCAAAATTGTTTTTCCAGTTTTCAGAACGCTTGATGAACTGATTGTAAATTTCCGTTTCACCCAAATGTTTTGCCAATTGAGCAATCGTCCAATCATCATAAGCATATTCCAGAGTGTTGGAAACTGAAGTTCCGTTTTTCTCGGCGGGAATATATCCCAGATCGATATATTGTCCGATTCCTTCATAGTCTCTTTTGTTGGCAGTTGCGACACAGGCTTTCAAAGCTTCTTTGACATCACCGTTATAATTTCCTTTAATAATAGCATCTGCAACTACACTTACACTATGATAACCACTCATACACCAGTTGTCATTCGCGTAATGCGACCAGATCGGAAGCATTTTCATAGAAAACTGATCATAATGAGCCATCATCGATTTCACCATATCACCGTTTCTTTTCGGCTGAATGATATTGAAGAAAGGATGAAGTGCGCGATACGTATCCCAAAGAGAGAAGGTTGTATAATTTGTGAAATTTTCTGCTTTATGCATATTTTGATCTAAACCTTTATATTCTCCGTTGACATCATTATAAGTCGTCGGATTGATAAAAGTATGGTACATCGCGGTGTAAAAGTTTGTTTTCTCGATTTCAGAACCTTTAATGACAATTTTATTTAATTCCTTATTCCAGTTTTCCTGGGTTTGGGCTTTTATTTGGTTAAAAGATAGGTTTCCAACTTCTTTTTCCAGATTTTCCATTGCATTGGCCTGACTTACGGGAGAAATTGCCAGCTTTACTTCGATTGCTTCATTTTCATTCGTATCAAAATCAAAATACATTTTCAGATTTTTTCCTGCGATTTCCGGAAAGTTTTTGGTCTGATCGAATTTTCTCCAGAAACCATTGTACACTTGCTTTCCGTCATAATTTTTCTGACCGTATGACTTGAATGGCTTTGAGAATTTAAGGGCAAAATAAACCGTTCTTGTTCTTGCCCAACCATTGGTTTGCCGATATCCGGTAATGGTATTCCCGTTCTCCACACGAACATAAGTCCAGATGTTTTTGCCATCATAATTGTAAATTCCGGCCATTAAATCAAGAATAATGTGTGCCTGGTCAGATTTTGGGAAAGTATAGCGATGAACTCCGACTCTTGTTGTTGAGGTAAGTTCTGCTAAAATATTGTGATCATCAAGCTTTACTTTGTAATATCCTGCTTCTGCGGTTTCATTTTGATGTGAAAACCTGCTTCTATATCCATTCTCAGGATTTGTCGCTGTTCCCGGGCTTAATTGTAATTTTCCAACGGTCGGCATGATCAAAAAATCTCCCAGATCAGAATGTCCTGTTCCGCTAAAGTGTGTGGAACTAAAACCTACAATCGTTTTGTCTTCGTAACGGTAACCTGCACAATATTTATAGACTTCACCATTATACTTTCCGTTCAGTTCGTAAGAGATCGTATCTGTTTCCGGGCTTAATTGTACTGCTCCAAAAGGTGCCGTTGCTCCGGGATAAGTATGGCCCATTTTTTCTGTCCCTATCAATGGATTGACATATTGATAGAGTTTTTCAAATTTTTGAGCTTGAGTGGGTGAATTAAAAAATAAAAGAAATAAAAATAAACAGATTCCCGGTCTTTTCATACATAGAGATTTTTAAACAGTAAATGTATATAAAAACTTGTTGATTATTTTTCTGAAAAACGGAAACCAATCCCGTGAATGTTTTCAATCATAATATTGGCTTCATCAGCAAAAATCTTCCTCAATCTTGAAATAAAAACATCGAGGCTTCTCCCCATAAAATAATCGTCATCGCCCCAGATTGCCTTCAGAATATCCTGTCTCTTGAGAACTGTGTTTTTATGACGGATAAAATATAACAGGAGTTCAGCTTCTCTTTGGGTAAGGGTTATCGTATTTTCCTGATTTTGCAAAGTATAGTTTTTAGGATCAAAGTTAAATTTTCCGACCCTATATTTTTGTGAAGAAGGTTCTGTCTTTTTTGAACGTTTGAGGAATACTTCAATTTTCAGGATCAGTTCTTCAATACTGAACGGTTTTACCAAATAATCATCCGCACCTATTTTTAACCCTTTTATTCGGTCTTCCTTTAAAGCTTTGGCAGAAATAAAAATGATAGGAATCTCAGAGTTTTCTTCCCGAATATATTGTGCCAGTTCAAAGCCGTTCATTTCCGGCATCATGATATCTAAAAGACAAATGTCAAAACTTTCGTTATTAAATGCTTCTAATGCAGATTTTCCGTCAGGATACCAGCAGATATCATAATAACTTTCCAGGCTGTCCTGCACCAGAAAAGCTATCGTTGTGTCATCTTCAGCATATAAAATTTTAGATTTCTCCATGAATTGCACTTTATTATTTAAAAGGTAAAAACAGGGTCACGGTAATTCCTTGATCGTTATTATTCTCCACCGAAATTTTCCAGTTGTGCTGCTGCACAATCTTTTTTACATAAAATAACCCCAGTCCAAAACCATTTACCTCATCACTTTTACTGGTATTTACTCTATAAAACTTATCAAAAATGTGAGGAATATTTTTAGCGGGAATTCCTATTCCGTTGTCTTTAAACTTTAAATATAAGCCTTTTGAATCTTTAAAAGAAGAAATGGCAATCATTGGTGTTGTTTCGCAATATTTAATAGAATTGTCTAAAATATTGTAAATGATATTGCTAAAGTGAAATTCATCAGCAATCACTGAAGTGTCACTGTCAATATTAATTTCAATGGAGAGGTTTTCATTTTTTTGTTTTACAGTATCTGCAATTTCCTGGATAAAAGGCAGTAGAATTATTCTTTGAGGCTTTAATGACAGTCCTGAAGCATCATTTTTGGCAATATTCAGGATTTTTTCAATATGACTGTTGAGCTTATGACTTTGATCAGTGATGATGGAAGTATAAGTTTGCAGTTTTGGATTTTCTTTTATCTGATCCTGTTTTTTCAGGGCTTCTGAAGCTAAAAGGATAGACGAAAGAGGGGTTTTAAACTCATGCGTCATATTATTGATGAAATCTCTCTGTAATTCTGAAAACTTTTTCTGCTGAATAATGGTGTAAATTGAATATACATACACCAAAAGAATAATAATCAAAGCGAATGTAAGCAGATACCAAAAACGCAGCGAACTGATCAGGTAGGTTTTTCTATCCGGAAAACGGATAGAAAAATAATAGACCAGGTTTTTATGTTTCGGGAATTGGATGACCTTATAATTAGGAGGTTCCTGATTTTTAGAAATAAATTTCCCGTACATCATTTTATCACTATGACAATTGTAAAGAGCGTATACATAATTAGTATTGATCTGAAAACGGGTAAATTCTGTTTTTAAATAATGTTCTAAAACGGCAGGGTGAAATTCATTATTGATATTAACTACGTAATAATCATTAGAAATATTCTGAACGGGATTTTCTGCAAAAGAAGTTTTACCACCGGATAGTTTTTCTACCACTTCCAGTAATGCAATATTTACTTTTTGATTAAATTTCTGATCTTCTAGATTGTAGGCCTGTCGGGTCCATAAAAGCTGGGCTATCAAAATTCCGATAATAGCTACAAACCCAAGCGTTATAATAATATTAAGTCTTTTTATTTCCATTTACAGAAACAATATTATCCAAAAATATCTATTAATTTTTTATCGTTAACAACTTATTAACAAATGTTTGATAACGATTAACATGTTGTATTTAAATTCATCTTACATTTGCTTTATCGAAAAAATAATTGGCTATTTATAATTATTAAAATTTATACTCATGAAAAATTTAAAAATTACAGCACTATTGGCAGTTTTGGCATGCTCTCCTTTTTATGCAAACGTACTTCCTGCTGACCATTCTCCAGTAGTAAAAGTACTTGCAGATGCTATTAAATGGAAATCAGAATCTATTGATGTAGGTAATATTCCTCAGGGAAAACCAAAAGTAATCAGATTTGAATTTACAAATACATCTAATAAGCCAATCGTTATTGAAAATGTAGCACCATCTTGCGGATGTACAACTGCTGATTATACAAAAACTCCAATCCTTCCAGGGAAAAAAGGTTTTGTTGAGGCAAGCTACAATGCAGCTAACGCAGGAGCATTTATGAAAACGGTAAATGTTACCACAAGTGACAGCAAAACTCCAAAAACACTTTCTTTCAAAGGAACTGTAGTGGCTTCTTAATTAATTTAATCTTGTTCAATATAAAACAGCCTGATGAATTTTCGTCGGGCTGTTTTGTTTTTAATAGATTGTTGTTTAAAAAACAATTATTTGTTGCATTATTTCTTGATACATTTTAAAGGTTGGCGTTTCAATATTTATTATTTTTAAGAAAAAATAAAACGTATGAATCTTTATACACAACCAATGCTGCGTGAAGACGCACTGAAAGATAAAGTAGCCATCGTCACAGGAGGAGGAAGCGGTCTTGGAAAAGCGATGACCAGATATTTTCTTCAGCTGGGCGCAAAAGTAGTGATTACCTCAAGAAATTTGGAAAAACTACAAGGAACAGCAAAAGAACTGGAAGATGAAACCGGAGGAAAAGTTCTTTGCGTTGCATGTGATGTGAGAAACTGGGATGAGGTAGAAGCAATGAAGGAAGCGGCTCTGAAAGAATTTGGAAGAATTGATATCCTCTTGAATAATGCCGCAGGAAATTTTATCTCCCCAACCGAAAGGCTAACACATTCCGCATTTGATTCTATTTTAGATATTGTTTTAAAAGGAACAAAAAACTGTACACTTTCCATCGGGAAACATTGGATTGATTCAAAAACTCCGGGTACGGTTTTGAATATTGTGACAACGTATTCATGGACTGGTTCGGCATATGTTGTTCCTTCAGCCTGTGCAAAAGCGGGAGTTTTGGCAATGACGAGATCTCTTGCGGTAGAATGGGCTAAATATGGAATCCGTTTCAATGCAATTGCTCCAGGACCTTTCCCTACGAAAGGTGCATGGGACAGACTTCTTCCGGGAGATCTGCAGGAAAAATTCGATATGAAGAAAAAAGTTCCGTTAAGAAGAGTGGGAGAACATCAGGAGCTGGCTAATCTGGCCGCTTATCTGGTTTCAGATTATTCTGCTTATATGAACGGGGAAGTGGTAACTATTGATGGAGGAGAATGGTTGCAGGGAGCAGGAGAATTCAATATGCTTGAAGATATTCCTCAGGAAATGTGGGATGCTTTAGAAGCAATGATTAAAGCTAAAAAATCAAATTGATTTAAAAATATTATTAATTTCCCGGATCTGTAACGATTTCGGGATTTTTTTTACTTATTATGAAAAGAATCTCAATGAATTTTAAACTTCCAACCCTTATTTCGGCAGTTGCGGTTGCTCTTTTTGCACAGCCAGCGTATGCTCAGGAATCACCAAAATATGATTATGTAGAAGTATTTAAGCCATTTTTCTATTCGCAGACCGGAACTGAAACCAGATCTGCAAGTGGACAGCCGGGACACGCGTATTGGCAAAATTCTGCAGACTATCATCTGAATATAAGCCTTAATGAGGCTAAAAATGAAGTCTTTGGAACTGCAGAAATTACTTATACAAATAACAGTCCGGATAGGCTGGGTTTCCTATGGCTGCAGCTGGATCAGAATTTATTTGAAAAAAATTCAAGAGGAAATGCCGTAGTACCTATGTCGGGAAGCAGAAATGGTGCTCACGGTGAAGAATTTGAGGGAGGATATAAAATAAAATCTGTAAAATATAATGGAAAAG is a window of Candidatus Chryseobacterium colombiense DNA encoding:
- a CDS encoding response regulator transcription factor translates to MEKSKILYAEDDTTIAFLVQDSLESYYDICWYPDGKSALEAFNNESFDICLLDIMMPEMNGFELAQYIREENSEIPIIFISAKALKEDRIKGLKIGADDYLVKPFSIEELILKIEVFLKRSKKTEPSSQKYRVGKFNFDPKNYTLQNQENTITLTQREAELLLYFIRHKNTVLKRQDILKAIWGDDDYFMGRSLDVFISRLRKIFADEANIMIENIHGIGFRFSEK
- a CDS encoding HAMP domain-containing sensor histidine kinase, which codes for MEIKRLNIIITLGFVAIIGILIAQLLWTRQAYNLEDQKFNQKVNIALLEVVEKLSGGKTSFAENPVQNISNDYYVVNINNEFHPAVLEHYLKTEFTRFQINTNYVYALYNCHSDKMMYGKFISKNQEPPNYKVIQFPKHKNLVYYFSIRFPDRKTYLISSLRFWYLLTFALIIILLVYVYSIYTIIQQKKFSELQRDFINNMTHEFKTPLSSILLASEALKKQDQIKENPKLQTYTSIITDQSHKLNSHIEKILNIAKNDASGLSLKPQRIILLPFIQEIADTVKQKNENLSIEINIDSDTSVIADEFHFSNIIYNILDNSIKYCETTPMIAISSFKDSKGLYLKFKDNGIGIPAKNIPHIFDKFYRVNTSKSDEVNGFGLGLFYVKKIVQQHNWKISVENNNDQGITVTLFLPFK
- a CDS encoding DUF1573 domain-containing protein; the protein is MKNLKITALLAVLACSPFYANVLPADHSPVVKVLADAIKWKSESIDVGNIPQGKPKVIRFEFTNTSNKPIVIENVAPSCGCTTADYTKTPILPGKKGFVEASYNAANAGAFMKTVNVTTSDSKTPKTLSFKGTVVAS
- a CDS encoding aldo/keto reductase, with protein sequence MKLSQVKLGSQGLIVPNIGLGCMGMTGFGDADMYGKSDEKEAIATIHRSLESGGNFLDTADLYGPFKNEQLIAKAIEGNRDQYIIATKFGWEIDDNDQITWKIKGNKDYVKKSVERSLKNLKTDYIDLYYMHRLDKNTPVEETVEAMSDLVKEGKVGYIGLSEVSSETVKRAHAVHPISAVQSEYSLFERTAEEKGVIKTLNELGIGFVAYSPLGRGFLSGQIRTIDDLPANDFRRKIPRFQEQYFHKNIELVEAIENLAKEKNITSSQLALAWIISKGILPIPGTKRRKYLEQNIEASKIELTEAELQKLESIVPLGTDTGAPYDEFSMGLLDY
- a CDS encoding SDR family oxidoreductase; its protein translation is MNLYTQPMLREDALKDKVAIVTGGGSGLGKAMTRYFLQLGAKVVITSRNLEKLQGTAKELEDETGGKVLCVACDVRNWDEVEAMKEAALKEFGRIDILLNNAAGNFISPTERLTHSAFDSILDIVLKGTKNCTLSIGKHWIDSKTPGTVLNIVTTYSWTGSAYVVPSACAKAGVLAMTRSLAVEWAKYGIRFNAIAPGPFPTKGAWDRLLPGDLQEKFDMKKKVPLRRVGEHQELANLAAYLVSDYSAYMNGEVVTIDGGEWLQGAGEFNMLEDIPQEMWDALEAMIKAKKSN
- a CDS encoding GH92 family glycosyl hydrolase, which translates into the protein MKRPGICLFLFLLFFNSPTQAQKFEKLYQYVNPLIGTEKMGHTYPGATAPFGAVQLSPETDTISYELNGKYNGEVYKYCAGYRYEDKTIVGFSSTHFSGTGHSDLGDFLIMPTVGKLQLSPGTATNPENGYRSRFSHQNETAEAGYYKVKLDDHNILAELTSTTRVGVHRYTFPKSDQAHIILDLMAGIYNYDGKNIWTYVRVENGNTITGYRQTNGWARTRTVYFALKFSKPFKSYGQKNYDGKQVYNGFWRKFDQTKNFPEIAGKNLKMYFDFDTNENEAIEVKLAISPVSQANAMENLEKEVGNLSFNQIKAQTQENWNKELNKIVIKGSEIEKTNFYTAMYHTFINPTTYNDVNGEYKGLDQNMHKAENFTNYTTFSLWDTYRALHPFFNIIQPKRNGDMVKSMMAHYDQFSMKMLPIWSHYANDNWCMSGYHSVSVVADAIIKGNYNGDVKEALKACVATANKRDYEGIGQYIDLGYIPAEKNGTSVSNTLEYAYDDWTIAQLAKHLGETEIYNQFIKRSENWKNNFDKSIGFMRPRLADGSFKKDFNALSTHGQGFIEGNSWNYSFFVPQNPDELIALMGGKKKFASKLNELFTMHLPDEFFADTEDITREGIIGGYVHGNEPAHHVAYLYNWAGQPWKTQAQIRHILEMQYKATHDGLGGNDDTGQMSAWYILSSLGFYPVAPGSEDYAIGSPAIDNAVLNLENGKTFEIEAIDQSPKNVYVQKILLNGKEIKNFTLKHSEIMNGGKLSFFMSSKPRK